The proteins below are encoded in one region of Sporosarcina sp. FSL K6-1508:
- a CDS encoding GNAT family N-acetyltransferase gives MLVFKQFLEIPEDKIITGILQLHEVIFKDSKTLVEKIKGKPKVIINVALDQSTVVGYKIGYELDSNTYYSWYGAVHEEYRGRGIASMLMEQQHHLVGELGYQIVQTKTRNMWRSMLILNIKNGFDIVETFKDDEGIHRIVLEKKLAIK, from the coding sequence ATGTTAGTTTTTAAACAGTTTTTAGAGATTCCCGAAGATAAAATCATTACTGGGATTTTACAATTACATGAAGTTATTTTCAAAGATTCCAAAACATTAGTGGAGAAAATAAAGGGAAAACCAAAAGTTATAATTAATGTAGCTTTAGATCAATCAACAGTGGTCGGTTATAAAATAGGTTACGAGCTTGACTCAAATACGTATTATAGTTGGTACGGAGCGGTTCATGAAGAATATAGAGGTAGAGGAATCGCATCGATGCTAATGGAGCAGCAGCATCATTTAGTAGGAGAATTGGGCTATCAAATTGTTCAAACAAAGACACGAAATATGTGGCGAAGTATGCTCATCCTTAACATTAAAAATGGTTTTGACATAGTGGAAACATTCAAGGATGATGAAGGAATTCATAGAATTGTGTTGGAGAAAAAATTGGCTATAAAATAA
- a CDS encoding cyclase family protein, which produces MKMYDVTGTIHEGMTVYKNKPEKQPKLNRVTNGYVTETRLEIDVHTGTHIDAPLHMVVDGDTFETISMENLVGQCKVLDLTDVENGISKVDLEKFDVEKGDFVLFKTKNSFEEEFNFDFIYLAQDGAEYLSQIGVRGVGIDTLGIERSQEGHPTHKSLFANEIIIIEGLRLKEIEQGEYFMVAAPLKLTGTDASPARVLLFEGLR; this is translated from the coding sequence ATGAAAATGTATGACGTGACGGGAACTATTCATGAAGGTATGACTGTTTATAAAAACAAACCTGAAAAACAACCAAAATTGAATCGGGTAACGAATGGATATGTAACTGAAACTCGCCTGGAGATTGATGTGCATACAGGGACACATATCGATGCACCCCTTCACATGGTCGTGGACGGCGATACGTTTGAAACAATCTCAATGGAAAACCTTGTGGGACAGTGTAAAGTGCTAGATTTAACAGATGTAGAAAATGGAATTTCAAAAGTAGATTTGGAGAAATTCGACGTTGAAAAGGGTGATTTTGTTTTATTTAAAACCAAAAATTCTTTTGAGGAAGAATTTAATTTTGACTTTATTTACCTTGCACAAGACGGAGCGGAATATCTGTCCCAGATAGGTGTTCGTGGTGTGGGGATAGATACACTTGGAATTGAAAGAAGTCAAGAAGGGCACCCAACCCATAAAAGTTTGTTTGCAAACGAAATCATCATTATTGAAGGACTTCGTTTAAAGGAAATTGAACAAGGGGAATATTTTATGGTAGCTGCACCCCTAAAGTTAACGGGAACTGATGCTTCGCCGGCAAGAGTATTGTTGTTTGAAGGCCTAAGATAA
- a CDS encoding transposase, producing MTIIKQISLFDIQQLFEMESSYRFEAIFSTFDVQPIFHLFSKKTLRGAPRECNYGAMIQSLIIRIVERIPTVKDLIKRLVNDPLFRLDCGFLVSDSVPSEASYSRMIGVISQSDVLDNMQDELIQMVFLEGFLCDEHLAFDATHFEARDASKPSEKKEAKPPKKRGRKAKEEQAAWLAEQAEIEANLTTYEKKLEAQLSISAETLWQDIPIEPKWGIKKNSDGKNMFWYGFKGHLAVSSKSQYIVGRLMSSGNLSDSKAAIPLLKKVATLLPKHFTTALFDAGYDYESIYKQALAQTMRVVIPYNVRNEGEYIGFDEHFRPTCVREHSYCYDSFDEKYHTLKFTRPKECITCPLREDSLCQKVFKIKCEADIRKYTYPARGSELWKKLYKERTAVERVNAYLKEYFQLNNVRHRTGKKAKLHFNLVTFIYNACKLAVDRMDALLQTKSKAA from the coding sequence ATGACTATTATAAAACAAATTAGCCTGTTTGACATCCAACAATTATTCGAAATGGAAAGTTCGTACCGTTTTGAAGCGATTTTTTCCACTTTCGATGTGCAACCAATCTTTCATCTGTTTTCTAAAAAGACGCTGCGTGGTGCTCCGCGTGAATGTAATTATGGTGCGATGATTCAATCATTGATAATTCGTATTGTAGAACGTATCCCAACCGTAAAGGATTTAATAAAACGGTTAGTCAACGATCCTTTATTCCGTCTAGATTGCGGGTTTCTTGTCTCAGATTCTGTACCTTCAGAGGCATCTTATTCACGTATGATCGGTGTAATTAGTCAGTCTGATGTGCTTGATAACATGCAGGATGAACTGATTCAAATGGTCTTTTTAGAAGGCTTTCTTTGCGATGAACACCTTGCCTTTGATGCCACGCATTTCGAAGCACGTGACGCTTCAAAACCTTCTGAGAAAAAAGAGGCTAAGCCGCCGAAGAAACGTGGACGTAAAGCAAAAGAAGAACAGGCAGCTTGGCTCGCTGAACAAGCAGAAATCGAAGCGAATTTAACAACCTACGAAAAGAAATTGGAAGCCCAGTTGTCGATTTCAGCTGAAACACTTTGGCAGGACATACCGATTGAGCCGAAGTGGGGCATCAAGAAAAATAGTGACGGGAAAAATATGTTCTGGTACGGCTTTAAGGGACATCTGGCTGTTTCATCGAAAAGCCAGTATATTGTAGGGCGCCTTATGTCGTCGGGTAATTTATCTGACAGTAAAGCGGCCATTCCACTGCTAAAAAAGGTAGCTACCCTTTTGCCAAAACATTTTACGACAGCGCTATTCGATGCGGGTTATGATTATGAATCGATCTATAAACAAGCACTAGCGCAAACGATGCGTGTCGTGATTCCATACAATGTTCGAAATGAAGGCGAATATATAGGATTCGATGAACACTTTCGCCCAACTTGTGTACGTGAGCATAGCTACTGTTACGACAGCTTCGATGAAAAATACCATACATTAAAATTTACCCGCCCGAAAGAATGCATAACATGTCCATTGAGAGAGGATTCACTCTGTCAAAAGGTGTTCAAAATCAAATGTGAAGCGGATATTCGAAAATACACGTATCCAGCACGTGGCTCAGAATTATGGAAGAAACTTTATAAAGAACGTACCGCAGTAGAACGCGTCAACGCCTATTTAAAAGAATACTTTCAATTGAACAACGTCCGTCACCGAACAGGTAAAAAAGCAAAACTGCACTTCAACCTTGTGACGTTTATTTATAATGCCTGCAAATTGGCTGTCGATCGAATGGATGCCTTATTACAAACAAAAAGTAAAGCGGCTTAA
- a CDS encoding SRPBCC family protein — protein MNIYEEVFIIKQWTTEIEINAPIEQVWKLFDGPLENMQKIMPQVVENTPITIKDGMVGSVYLQKYKEGKRVMEYQVETLEYNNSPNEKKLKVGFTLANMFDITACYKLVKLNDHKTSLKYTTTNRPLKWFMKLFLLFSTDKVVVEFVQRVKKVAESEN, from the coding sequence GTGAATATATATGAGGAGGTTTTTATTATAAAACAGTGGACGACGGAAATAGAGATTAATGCGCCAATTGAACAAGTGTGGAAACTTTTTGATGGACCTTTAGAAAATATGCAAAAGATTATGCCGCAAGTCGTAGAGAATACACCTATAACAATAAAAGATGGAATGGTTGGAAGTGTGTATTTACAAAAATATAAAGAAGGTAAGCGAGTTATGGAATATCAAGTAGAAACGTTAGAATATAACAATTCGCCGAATGAAAAAAAGTTGAAGGTCGGTTTTACACTTGCTAATATGTTTGATATTACGGCGTGTTACAAGTTGGTCAAGCTCAATGATCATAAAACTTCTTTAAAGTATACAACGACGAATCGACCATTAAAATGGTTTATGAAATTATTTTTACTGTTTTCCACCGACAAAGTTGTTGTGGAATTTGTACAACGAGTAAAAAAAGTAGCTGAATCGGAAAACTGA
- a CDS encoding amino acid ABC transporter permease: MDFLDIRLDMIWDYRELFIRGMGVTLALTAAGYLGGFVLGLFVGMGKLSKKKWIYYPSKYYVDFFRGTPLLVQILLIHSALIPGIFGHSLGYFVSGTLALVLNSAAYNAEIIRAGIQSIEKGQMEAARSLGMTQNIAMKNIILPQAFRRMVPPLGNELIALLKDSSLVTIIAANDLLYAGKVVAGASFRFWEPYLTVAILYLCLTYVFGKIISYVENRFSNSYVPTQRKKMFSTRS, from the coding sequence TTGGATTTCCTGGATATACGATTAGATATGATTTGGGATTATCGTGAATTATTCATTCGCGGAATGGGGGTCACTTTAGCACTCACCGCTGCCGGCTACTTAGGGGGCTTTGTATTAGGTTTGTTCGTTGGTATGGGCAAACTATCCAAAAAAAAGTGGATTTACTATCCCTCTAAGTATTATGTCGACTTCTTTCGTGGGACGCCATTATTAGTTCAAATATTATTGATTCACTCAGCGCTTATCCCAGGGATCTTTGGTCATTCTTTAGGTTATTTTGTATCTGGTACATTGGCGCTAGTTTTAAATAGTGCTGCATATAATGCGGAAATTATCCGTGCAGGTATTCAGTCGATTGAAAAAGGGCAAATGGAAGCGGCAAGATCCCTCGGAATGACGCAAAATATTGCGATGAAAAACATTATTCTGCCGCAGGCTTTTAGAAGGATGGTTCCACCGCTTGGAAATGAACTGATTGCGTTGCTAAAAGATTCATCTTTGGTAACGATCATCGCTGCAAATGATTTATTGTATGCTGGGAAAGTAGTTGCAGGTGCTAGTTTTAGATTTTGGGAGCCCTATCTTACGGTTGCCATTCTTTACTTATGCCTAACTTATGTTTTCGGAAAAATTATTTCGTATGTGGAAAATCGGTTCAGTAATAGTTATGTTCCCACACAGAGAAAGAAAATGTTCTCAACTCGGAGTTAG
- a CDS encoding basic amino acid ABC transporter substrate-binding protein, with product MRFLSLGLLLASVSMLLFACGTAKDSGTSNNSGSSEGTDNKKTKLIVGTDATYAPMEFMDEKGEIVGIDIDIVKAVAEAAGFEVEFKNYGWEPLFPALDGGEVDFAVSSITITKERQESFDFSDPYFIANQLILVPEDSTVTKFEDLKDKRVSVQINTTGHTVTKKLLGKTSSKIVAPESMPLAISEMINGNADAAVGDNAVIIDYKANNPNVKVKTVEDDSFEKEYYGLMVKKGNTEILDMLNEGIKLIKENGKLKEITGFDVK from the coding sequence ATGCGCTTCTTATCATTAGGACTACTGTTGGCAAGTGTAAGCATGCTATTGTTTGCTTGCGGAACAGCGAAGGATTCCGGTACATCGAATAACTCCGGCTCGTCCGAAGGCACAGATAACAAAAAAACAAAGCTAATTGTAGGTACGGATGCAACATATGCACCTATGGAGTTTATGGATGAGAAAGGCGAAATCGTAGGGATTGATATTGATATTGTGAAAGCGGTTGCAGAAGCGGCAGGATTCGAGGTTGAATTTAAAAACTATGGTTGGGAGCCTTTATTCCCGGCTCTAGATGGCGGAGAAGTTGATTTCGCCGTTTCATCGATTACAATCACAAAGGAACGTCAAGAATCATTCGATTTCTCAGATCCATATTTTATTGCAAATCAACTGATTCTTGTACCGGAGGATTCAACAGTTACCAAGTTCGAAGATTTGAAAGATAAAAGAGTCTCTGTTCAAATCAATACAACAGGTCATACTGTGACAAAGAAACTTTTAGGGAAAACGAGTTCCAAAATCGTAGCACCAGAATCGATGCCACTGGCAATTAGCGAAATGATCAATGGCAATGCTGATGCAGCAGTAGGGGATAATGCAGTCATTATCGATTACAAAGCGAACAACCCAAATGTAAAAGTGAAGACAGTAGAAGATGACAGCTTCGAAAAAGAGTATTATGGACTGATGGTCAAAAAAGGAAATACAGAAATTCTTGATATGTTGAATGAAGGTATTAAGCTAATAAAAGAAAACGGGAAATTGAAGGAAATCACAGGATTTGATGTTAAGTAA
- the zwf gene encoding glucose-6-phosphate dehydrogenase, with protein sequence MEDMTFVLFGATGDLAQRKLFPALYNLYLDGKLPNSLSIIGLGRSYFSHEDFQSKVERALKVYCRRPLQTTGLDDFLTKFRYCTFDATKNDSYQNLHELIRNREIELSLPENRFFYLSVAPNLVDVITAGLNTSGISQSKGWKRLIVEKPFGSDLKSARQLNTSLNNAFSDEEIYRIDHYLGKPMVQNLETIEFANPVFKSLLDHKRIANVQITACETVGVEARADYYDQAGSIRDMVQNHLLQLVMMTALHLPEKNTAEEIREQKVSIMEALRPIHKEDIARDVVRGQYDSGEIFDTPVVGYTEEPGVDASSMNDTYFAARLYIDNPTWSGIPFYIRTGKRIGTKSTKIVIEFKNKVKETDVPPTDGIIPNLLIVEISPNEGISLRVNMKNPSNKQFEPAFINFFTRSEDQPEAYELLLFDAIRGNATFFANWKEVELSWKWIQPILEAFQENTLPLYPYPAGSTGPEAACQLLQNDQFKWW encoded by the coding sequence TTGGAAGACATGACCTTTGTTTTATTTGGAGCGACTGGAGACTTAGCACAACGTAAATTATTTCCAGCTTTATATAATTTGTATCTCGATGGAAAATTGCCGAATTCCCTCTCTATAATTGGTTTAGGAAGAAGCTATTTTTCACATGAAGATTTTCAATCAAAAGTCGAACGCGCACTCAAAGTATATTGTAGAAGACCTCTTCAAACTACTGGATTGGATGATTTTTTAACTAAATTTCGTTACTGTACATTTGATGCGACAAAAAATGATTCCTATCAAAACCTGCATGAACTTATTCGTAATAGAGAAATAGAATTAAGCTTACCGGAAAATCGTTTCTTCTATTTATCGGTTGCACCAAATCTGGTTGATGTAATTACAGCAGGTCTTAATACAAGCGGAATAAGTCAATCGAAAGGTTGGAAACGACTTATTGTCGAGAAACCGTTTGGAAGCGACCTAAAGTCGGCACGCCAATTGAACACGAGTTTGAACAACGCTTTCAGTGATGAGGAAATTTATAGAATCGACCACTATCTCGGAAAACCTATGGTCCAAAATCTTGAAACTATTGAATTTGCAAATCCCGTATTTAAATCCTTATTAGATCATAAACGAATTGCTAATGTACAAATTACAGCATGTGAAACGGTAGGAGTAGAAGCACGTGCCGATTATTACGATCAAGCAGGCTCAATTCGGGATATGGTGCAGAATCACCTTCTTCAATTAGTAATGATGACAGCATTGCATCTTCCAGAAAAAAATACAGCCGAAGAAATTCGGGAACAGAAAGTTAGCATCATGGAAGCTCTTCGACCTATCCATAAAGAAGATATAGCACGAGACGTTGTGCGCGGTCAATATGATTCAGGGGAAATCTTTGATACTCCAGTCGTTGGTTATACAGAGGAGCCTGGGGTTGATGCTTCCTCAATGAATGATACTTATTTCGCAGCTCGGTTATATATTGATAACCCAACTTGGAGCGGAATTCCCTTTTATATACGTACTGGAAAACGGATAGGTACGAAATCCACCAAGATTGTCATCGAGTTTAAGAATAAGGTAAAAGAAACAGACGTCCCCCCAACTGACGGGATAATTCCAAACTTATTGATAGTCGAAATCAGCCCGAATGAAGGTATTTCTTTAAGAGTGAATATGAAAAATCCTTCTAATAAACAGTTTGAGCCTGCTTTCATCAATTTCTTCACCAGGTCGGAGGATCAGCCAGAAGCTTATGAACTTCTTCTGTTTGATGCAATACGCGGTAATGCAACATTTTTTGCCAATTGGAAAGAAGTTGAATTATCTTGGAAATGGATTCAACCAATATTAGAAGCGTTTCAAGAGAATACATTGCCTTTATATCCTTACCCGGCCGGTTCAACCGGACCGGAAGCCGCTTGCCAACTGTTACAGAATGATCAATTTAAATGGTGGTAA
- a CDS encoding CPBP family intramembrane glutamic endopeptidase, giving the protein MTKLTTLLIGPTIMIYLGLIVFKSVPITFILFYGWLLFVPLLLYIRNKSLRLDRKKHLNIQSFIVGLISGIFCLGTIYGAVALLHNFIFDLNSLKQVLIEWNFTGSMLFWLIIILIFINPVLEELYWREFMYKRLIERVGVTQTIMITSFFYSLYHLVSLYSIFALPFNIIAVIPVFIAGLMWGFFRYKLNSISAPIISHILADLGIMLVYLNYIL; this is encoded by the coding sequence ATGACAAAACTCACGACCTTATTAATAGGCCCTACGATTATGATCTATTTAGGTTTAATAGTGTTCAAAAGTGTCCCAATTACTTTCATCCTATTCTATGGTTGGCTTTTATTTGTTCCGTTATTATTATACATAAGAAATAAAAGTCTACGATTGGACCGTAAAAAGCACCTCAATATCCAGTCGTTTATAGTTGGGCTTATTAGTGGGATTTTTTGTTTAGGGACTATTTACGGTGCAGTTGCACTGCTACATAATTTCATTTTTGATCTTAACTCACTGAAACAAGTTTTAATAGAGTGGAATTTCACAGGAAGTATGCTTTTCTGGTTAATTATTATCCTCATCTTCATTAACCCGGTTTTGGAAGAATTATATTGGAGAGAATTTATGTATAAGCGCCTTATAGAACGAGTGGGTGTGACTCAAACGATTATGATTACATCATTTTTTTATAGTCTATATCATTTAGTTTCTCTCTATTCAATTTTTGCATTACCTTTTAATATCATCGCTGTTATTCCAGTATTTATAGCAGGCCTCATGTGGGGCTTCTTTAGATACAAATTAAATTCAATCAGCGCACCAATAATTAGTCATATCCTAGCTGATCTCGGAATTATGTTAGTCTACTTGAACTATATTTTGTAA
- a CDS encoding amino acid ABC transporter ATP-binding protein — MIKVEGLYKSFGELKVLKGIDYEVKEKEVICVIGPSGSGKSTFLRCINLLEDITAGNVFIDGIKVNDPKTDINEIRKDVGMVFQQFNLFPHMKVIDNITISPRKIRKMDPADAEQLAHQLLKKVGLADKANAYPEQLSGGQMQRVAIARALAMQPKVMLFDEPTSALDPEMVKEVLDVMKQLAIEGMTMVVVTHEMGFAREMGDRVLFMDQGILVEEGTPEQVFNEPKHERTKVFLSKVL; from the coding sequence ATGATTAAAGTGGAAGGTCTCTATAAATCTTTTGGAGAGTTAAAGGTTTTAAAAGGAATTGATTATGAAGTAAAAGAAAAAGAAGTCATTTGCGTTATCGGCCCAAGTGGTTCCGGGAAGAGTACATTTTTACGGTGCATAAATCTGTTGGAAGATATTACGGCTGGTAACGTCTTTATTGATGGTATCAAAGTAAACGATCCAAAAACGGATATCAATGAAATTCGGAAAGATGTAGGAATGGTGTTTCAGCAGTTTAACCTGTTTCCGCATATGAAAGTAATCGATAATATAACAATTTCTCCACGGAAAATCCGTAAAATGGATCCTGCAGACGCAGAACAACTAGCTCACCAATTACTGAAAAAGGTAGGACTGGCTGATAAGGCGAATGCATATCCCGAACAGTTATCGGGCGGCCAAATGCAGCGAGTTGCGATTGCAAGGGCTTTGGCAATGCAGCCCAAAGTCATGTTATTTGATGAACCGACTTCTGCACTTGATCCGGAAATGGTGAAAGAAGTGTTGGATGTTATGAAACAGCTCGCCATTGAAGGGATGACGATGGTCGTTGTGACACATGAAATGGGCTTCGCAAGAGAGATGGGAGATCGTGTGCTATTCATGGACCAAGGGATTCTGGTTGAAGAGGGAACACCCGAACAGGTATTTAATGAACCTAAACATGAACGAACAAAGGTGTTTTTAAGTAAAGTGCTATAG